The following coding sequences lie in one Megalodesulfovibrio gigas DSM 1382 = ATCC 19364 genomic window:
- a CDS encoding cation-translocating P-type ATPase, with translation MPSPPMIPDAPWAMPAPAVAAALETDLARGLTDAEAQARLERFGENVITAQQQEPWHAILLRQVMNLIALLLVLAAVMSAVLGEWLEVAAIAVALLLNVLIGFVTELKALRSIAALQRMSQVNARVIRDGRVKEIPASQVVPGDLLALEAGDVLAADLRVVESSRLRANESALTGESLPVDKITAPLPESTMLADRTNMLFKGTALHMGTGTAIATGTGMGTELGRIAALTQSAKAEQSPLEKRLNSLGGKLFWITLAVAAVVIVAGVQSGMALPLIIQTAIALAVATIPEGLPIVATIALAQGMWRMAARNAVITRLSAVETLGTVNVLCSDKTGTLTENRMRLASMLLAGADGLPAVVVPGTDTPPHLRQAVLAGVLCNNGQLAHDGEDEHVGDPLELALLEAGRDAGLERDHLLQTMPELREEAFDSDTVMMATYHQDTEGLLVAVKGAPERVLAVCATVRTSEGDIPITPALRQAWEDGNRRLAGQGLRLLGLAGKAAASTEDPPYTDLTLLGLAGLADPPRADMREVVARLRQQGVRLVMVTGDQPATALAVGEALGLVDAEHGKVMVGADLRPGHTLTAVEKRDLLQTNVFARVTPEQKLDLIGLYQEAGHVVGMTGDGVNDAPALKKSDIGVAMGLRGTQVAQEAADLVLKDDALATVAMAVDQGRVIFNNIRKFIVYLLSGNVGQLMLIGAAMGLGLKLPLLPLQILYLNMICDIFPALALGLGQGRGAPPPPQPRGVREPVLAAAHWTGIFVYGAVIAACMLAAYWWALHRLLFTQEQAVTVTFLSLALARIWHTFNMRERRTGVFVNDITCNPFAWGAVAISLTLVAIACCLPPVARALHVAALGQEGWLLVLAASTVPFVVLQLYKSLSRSGASGV, from the coding sequence ATGCCTTCGCCTCCGATGATTCCTGATGCCCCCTGGGCCATGCCCGCGCCCGCCGTGGCCGCTGCCCTGGAGACGGATCTTGCCCGTGGTCTCACCGATGCCGAGGCCCAGGCCCGGCTGGAACGCTTTGGCGAGAACGTCATCACCGCGCAGCAGCAGGAGCCCTGGCACGCCATTTTGTTGCGGCAGGTCATGAATCTCATCGCGCTGCTGCTGGTGCTGGCCGCGGTGATGAGCGCCGTGCTGGGCGAGTGGCTGGAGGTGGCGGCCATTGCTGTGGCCTTGCTGCTCAATGTGCTCATCGGCTTTGTGACCGAGCTCAAGGCCCTGCGCTCCATCGCCGCCTTGCAGCGCATGAGCCAGGTCAATGCCAGGGTGATCCGCGACGGCCGCGTGAAGGAGATTCCGGCCAGCCAGGTGGTGCCCGGGGATCTGCTCGCCCTGGAAGCCGGCGATGTGCTGGCCGCAGACCTGCGTGTGGTGGAGTCCTCCCGGTTGCGCGCCAATGAGAGCGCCCTGACCGGCGAGTCCCTGCCGGTGGACAAAATCACCGCGCCCCTGCCGGAATCCACCATGCTGGCAGACCGCACCAACATGCTCTTCAAGGGCACGGCGCTGCACATGGGCACGGGCACGGCCATCGCCACCGGTACGGGCATGGGCACGGAGCTGGGCCGCATCGCCGCACTAACGCAGTCTGCCAAGGCCGAACAATCCCCCCTGGAAAAGCGGCTCAACAGCCTGGGCGGCAAGCTGTTCTGGATCACCCTGGCCGTGGCGGCGGTGGTCATCGTGGCCGGGGTGCAGTCTGGTATGGCCCTGCCCCTGATCATCCAGACGGCCATCGCCCTGGCGGTGGCCACCATCCCCGAGGGCCTGCCCATCGTGGCCACCATCGCCCTGGCGCAGGGCATGTGGCGCATGGCGGCCCGCAATGCCGTCATCACCCGGCTTTCCGCCGTGGAGACCCTGGGCACGGTGAACGTGCTCTGCTCCGACAAAACCGGCACCCTCACCGAGAATCGCATGCGGCTGGCCTCCATGCTCCTGGCCGGGGCGGATGGCCTGCCGGCGGTGGTCGTTCCCGGAACAGACACCCCCCCGCATCTGCGTCAGGCCGTGCTGGCCGGCGTGCTCTGCAACAACGGGCAGTTGGCGCATGACGGGGAAGACGAGCATGTGGGCGATCCCCTGGAGCTGGCCCTGCTGGAAGCCGGGCGCGATGCCGGCCTGGAGCGCGATCACCTGCTGCAGACCATGCCCGAACTGCGCGAGGAGGCCTTTGATTCCGACACCGTGATGATGGCCACCTATCATCAGGATACAGAAGGGCTGCTGGTGGCCGTGAAAGGCGCGCCGGAACGGGTGCTGGCCGTCTGCGCCACCGTGCGCACGAGCGAGGGAGACATCCCCATTACCCCTGCCCTGCGGCAGGCCTGGGAGGACGGCAACCGGCGTCTGGCCGGCCAGGGGCTGCGGCTGCTGGGGCTGGCTGGCAAGGCTGCGGCGAGCACGGAGGATCCCCCCTATACGGACCTGACCCTCCTGGGCCTGGCCGGCCTGGCAGATCCGCCCCGGGCAGACATGCGGGAGGTGGTGGCCCGACTGCGGCAGCAGGGGGTGCGGCTGGTGATGGTTACCGGGGATCAGCCGGCCACGGCCCTGGCCGTGGGCGAGGCCCTGGGACTGGTGGATGCCGAGCACGGCAAGGTGATGGTGGGCGCGGATCTCAGGCCCGGCCACACCCTGACGGCAGTGGAAAAGCGTGACCTGCTGCAGACCAACGTCTTTGCCCGCGTCACCCCGGAACAGAAGCTGGACCTCATCGGGCTTTATCAGGAAGCCGGGCACGTGGTGGGCATGACCGGGGACGGCGTGAACGATGCGCCAGCCCTCAAGAAGTCCGACATCGGCGTGGCCATGGGCCTGCGCGGCACCCAGGTGGCCCAGGAGGCGGCAGATCTGGTGCTCAAGGATGACGCCCTGGCCACCGTGGCCATGGCCGTGGATCAGGGCCGGGTCATCTTCAACAACATCCGCAAGTTCATCGTCTATTTGCTCTCGGGCAACGTGGGGCAGCTCATGCTCATTGGCGCGGCCATGGGCCTGGGCCTCAAGCTGCCGCTTTTGCCCCTGCAGATTCTGTATCTGAACATGATCTGCGACATCTTTCCCGCCCTGGCCCTGGGCCTGGGGCAGGGCAGGGGCGCGCCGCCGCCGCCCCAGCCCCGTGGTGTGCGCGAACCCGTGCTGGCCGCGGCCCACTGGACGGGTATTTTCGTCTATGGCGCGGTCATCGCCGCATGCATGCTGGCTGCCTATTGGTGGGCGCTGCACCGGTTGCTGTTCACCCAGGAACAGGCCGTCACGGTGACGTTTCTTTCCCTGGCCCTGGCCCGCATCTGGCATACCTTCAACATGCGCGAGCGCCGCACCGGGGTGTTTGTCAATGATATCACGTGCAACCCCTTTGCCTGGGGCGCGGTGGCCATCAGCCTGACCCTGGTGGCCATTGCCTGCTGCCTGCCACCTGTGGCCCGGGCGCTGCATGTGGCGGCCCTGGGGCAGGAGGGCTGGCTGCTGGTGCTGGCGGCCAGCACGGTGCCCTTTGTGGTGCTGCAGCTGTATAAATCGTTGAGCAGGTCAGGAGCGTCCGGTGTCTGA
- a CDS encoding sensor histidine kinase → MTYALCFLAGLLVAGVFALQQRRRVRESRIHEDTFRSMLDTSTDVFYRTDAQGRLIMISPSALQLMAFDSMDDVLHKPMDSFWAHPAQRAAMLETIASQGAVRDYEVLLRKRDGGAVVVAVSCSFYRDGRGRVLGVEGMFRDITDRKKAEAALQEAERKYRELFELAPVAIFQATLEGQFLTVNPEYARMVGYASPREMVECVDDIACQLYADSAERVRYVAHLREQGKVDNFEVQLKRRDGQQFWASITTRIRRGEDGGVAFIYGFIVDITRQKEEAAFRARMHEALEQQVVERTMELEHSNRRLRELDQLKTSFLSSASHELRTPLTSILGFAKITAKTFDRFLQGVPGVDAAQRAKADTIRANLGIIAKEGLRLTRLVNDLLDVNRIEAGAVEWRLEALEVAPLLEEASLAVAGELTQRPQLTLRTIVEPGLSPLLVDRDRMHQVLLNLLHNAVKFTAFGEIRLLARSIPEAPGMAELVVEDDGPGIPAAELELVFEKFYQSRTGAQDTLPPAHMTAAKGAGLGLAICRQIVEHLGGSIRAESPAGEGARFILRLPVAPLQEPLVAPQ, encoded by the coding sequence ATGACGTACGCCCTGTGCTTTCTGGCCGGACTGCTCGTTGCCGGAGTCTTCGCACTGCAGCAACGCCGGCGGGTCCGCGAATCCCGCATCCATGAAGACACCTTCCGCTCCATGCTGGATACCAGCACGGATGTGTTTTATCGCACCGATGCCCAGGGCCGGCTGATCATGATCAGCCCTTCGGCGCTGCAACTCATGGCCTTCGATTCCATGGATGATGTGCTGCACAAGCCCATGGATTCCTTCTGGGCCCATCCCGCCCAGCGGGCCGCCATGCTGGAGACCATTGCCAGCCAGGGCGCGGTGCGCGACTACGAAGTGCTGCTGCGCAAGCGCGACGGCGGCGCTGTGGTGGTGGCGGTGAGCTGCAGTTTTTACCGGGATGGCCGCGGCAGGGTGCTGGGTGTGGAAGGCATGTTTCGGGACATCACCGACCGCAAGAAGGCCGAAGCCGCCCTGCAGGAGGCGGAGCGCAAGTATCGGGAACTGTTCGAGCTGGCGCCGGTGGCCATCTTTCAGGCCACCCTGGAGGGGCAGTTCTTGACGGTGAATCCCGAATATGCCCGCATGGTGGGCTATGCCTCGCCCCGGGAAATGGTGGAGTGCGTGGACGATATCGCCTGCCAGCTGTACGCGGATTCCGCCGAGCGCGTCCGCTACGTGGCCCACCTGCGCGAGCAGGGCAAGGTGGACAACTTCGAGGTGCAGCTCAAGCGGCGGGACGGGCAGCAGTTCTGGGCCTCCATCACCACGCGGATCCGGCGTGGGGAGGATGGCGGTGTGGCCTTCATCTACGGCTTCATCGTAGACATCACCCGGCAAAAAGAGGAGGCGGCCTTCCGGGCCCGCATGCATGAGGCGTTGGAGCAACAGGTGGTGGAGCGTACCATGGAACTGGAGCACAGCAACCGTCGCCTGCGGGAGCTGGACCAGCTCAAGACCAGCTTTCTTTCCTCTGCCTCCCACGAACTGCGCACCCCGCTGACCTCCATCCTGGGCTTTGCCAAAATCACCGCCAAAACCTTTGACCGGTTCCTGCAAGGCGTCCCTGGCGTCGATGCAGCCCAGCGCGCCAAGGCCGATACCATCCGCGCCAACCTGGGCATCATCGCCAAGGAGGGATTGCGGCTGACCCGGCTGGTGAACGATCTGCTGGACGTCAACCGCATCGAGGCCGGGGCGGTGGAATGGCGGCTGGAGGCGTTGGAGGTGGCCCCGTTGCTGGAGGAAGCCAGCCTGGCCGTGGCCGGGGAACTGACACAGCGGCCACAGCTGACCCTGCGCACCATCGTGGAGCCCGGCCTGTCTCCCTTATTGGTTGACCGCGACCGCATGCATCAGGTGCTGCTCAACCTGTTGCACAATGCCGTCAAGTTCACCGCATTTGGTGAGATTCGTCTGCTGGCCCGCAGCATTCCGGAGGCCCCGGGCATGGCGGAACTGGTGGTGGAGGACGACGGCCCCGGCATTCCGGCCGCAGAACTCGAACTGGTGTTTGAGAAATTCTACCAAAGCCGCACGGGCGCGCAGGATACCCTGCCCCCGGCCCACATGACCGCTGCCAAGGGCGCAGGGCTGGGCTTGGCCATCTGCAGGCAGATTGTGGAACACCTGGGCGGGAGCATCCGGGCCGAGTCTCCGGCGGGGGAGGGCGCGCGCTTCATCCTGCGCCTGCCCGTTGCGCCCTTGCAGGAGCCGCTGGTCGCACCACAGTAA
- a CDS encoding MucR family transcriptional regulator produces MESYVKEALEIVKAQASVRNMSEEEITSMVHKLSQGIRSISEGTRVKAAAPRTSQDPMEAIKENSILCLESGKAYKILTKRHLAQFGLTPDEYRAKWGYKKGQPLVCKSLQRERRKKMKDMKLWEKRMKPVRE; encoded by the coding sequence ATGGAGAGCTACGTTAAAGAAGCACTGGAAATCGTCAAGGCTCAGGCGAGCGTGCGCAATATGAGCGAGGAGGAAATCACCTCCATGGTTCATAAACTCAGCCAAGGCATTCGTTCCATCAGCGAGGGGACGCGTGTGAAGGCTGCAGCTCCCCGGACCAGTCAGGATCCCATGGAAGCCATCAAGGAAAACTCCATCCTGTGCCTGGAATCCGGCAAGGCGTACAAGATCCTCACCAAGCGACACCTTGCGCAGTTCGGCCTCACACCGGACGAATACCGCGCCAAGTGGGGCTATAAGAAGGGCCAGCCACTGGTGTGCAAGTCCCTGCAGCGCGAGCGCCGCAAAAAGATGAAAGACATGAAGCTCTGGGAAAAACGCATGAAGCCGGTGCGGGAGTAA
- a CDS encoding MucR family transcriptional regulator — protein sequence MESYIKEALEIVRAQAGVRTMTEEEITSMVRTLAKGIKSMHAGDMPAFEAPIAAGDPLQAIKEKTITCLEDGKAYKILTKKTLAKFGLTPDEYRAKWGYQKNLPLVCKALQRERRKKMKDMKLWEKRMKG from the coding sequence GTGGAAAGCTACATCAAGGAAGCTCTGGAGATCGTCAGGGCCCAGGCTGGCGTCCGCACCATGACGGAAGAAGAAATCACGTCCATGGTCCGCACCCTGGCCAAAGGGATCAAGAGCATGCATGCCGGAGACATGCCCGCTTTTGAAGCGCCCATTGCTGCGGGCGACCCCCTGCAAGCCATCAAGGAAAAGACCATCACCTGCCTGGAAGACGGCAAGGCGTACAAGATCCTCACCAAGAAAACCCTTGCCAAGTTCGGCCTCACCCCGGACGAATACCGCGCCAAGTGGGGCTACCAAAAGAACCTGCCCCTGGTGTGCAAGGCCTTGCAGCGCGAGCGCCGCAAGAAAATGAAGGACATGAAGCTCTGGGAAAAGCGCATGAAGGGCTAA
- a CDS encoding phage portal protein: MTREELLKVHPHHAAMLPRWRFWIAAYEGLDAMLAYGVLARHPREELHEFQDRLREAVGFNYCKSIVNCFNFYLFEKQPRRELAGLAGDGLWRTFAEDCDLYGTNYDNFLLEQQKYASIFGHVGVLVDKPGRGAATRQEEREARLHPYLAAYHPEAILDWRVERDINHRPYVAMVKLMEEDGTILVYRPDAWERWRVEEGAELVGQGTHPLGRVPFVWLMNLTGRRRFVGVSDIADVAPLDASIIRDLSLGGEVIRNCAFPMFRTPRQPPDATGLRDEVATGPRAVLEWDPDAGADARPDWLEAAAREPVEAILLWVERKTQEIYRMSNAGGLHGVDAQAKSGVALRQEFQLLNSVLASKAANLEEAERAILGHWLAWQGREKEVERMRLERPRHFSVEDLAADLDNALKGAGFIDSPTFQRELKMSLARRLLPGGEGVLGTVREELTAKDVAEQQPRD; the protein is encoded by the coding sequence ATGACCCGCGAGGAGTTGTTGAAGGTGCACCCGCACCATGCGGCGATGCTGCCGCGCTGGCGGTTCTGGATTGCGGCATACGAGGGCCTGGACGCCATGCTGGCCTATGGCGTGCTGGCGCGGCATCCCCGCGAGGAGCTGCACGAGTTTCAGGACCGCCTGCGCGAGGCCGTGGGCTTCAACTACTGCAAGTCCATCGTCAACTGTTTCAATTTCTATCTGTTTGAAAAGCAGCCCCGCCGCGAACTGGCCGGTCTGGCCGGGGATGGCCTGTGGCGCACCTTTGCCGAGGATTGCGATCTCTACGGCACCAACTACGACAACTTCCTGCTGGAACAGCAAAAGTACGCCAGCATCTTCGGCCATGTGGGCGTGCTGGTGGACAAGCCCGGCCGCGGCGCCGCCACCCGGCAGGAGGAACGCGAGGCCAGGCTGCACCCGTACCTGGCGGCGTATCATCCTGAAGCCATTCTGGATTGGCGGGTGGAGCGCGACATCAACCATCGGCCGTATGTGGCCATGGTCAAGCTCATGGAGGAGGACGGCACCATCCTCGTCTATCGCCCGGATGCGTGGGAGCGCTGGCGGGTGGAGGAGGGCGCGGAACTGGTGGGGCAGGGGACGCACCCGCTGGGGCGGGTGCCCTTTGTCTGGCTGATGAATCTCACGGGGCGGCGGCGGTTCGTGGGGGTCTCGGACATTGCCGACGTGGCCCCGCTGGATGCGAGTATCATCCGGGATCTGTCCCTGGGGGGAGAGGTGATCCGCAACTGCGCCTTCCCCATGTTCCGCACGCCCCGCCAGCCGCCGGACGCCACAGGCCTGCGCGACGAGGTGGCCACCGGCCCCCGGGCGGTGCTGGAATGGGACCCCGACGCCGGCGCGGACGCCCGTCCGGACTGGCTGGAGGCGGCAGCCCGCGAGCCGGTGGAAGCCATCCTGCTGTGGGTGGAGCGCAAGACGCAGGAAATCTATCGCATGTCCAACGCCGGCGGGCTGCATGGCGTGGATGCCCAGGCCAAGAGCGGCGTGGCATTGCGGCAGGAATTTCAGCTGCTCAATTCGGTGCTGGCCTCCAAGGCGGCCAATCTGGAAGAGGCGGAACGGGCCATCCTGGGCCACTGGCTGGCCTGGCAGGGGCGAGAAAAGGAAGTGGAGCGCATGCGGCTGGAGCGGCCGCGGCATTTTTCCGTGGAGGATCTGGCCGCAGATCTGGACAACGCCCTCAAGGGCGCAGGATTCATCGACAGCCCGACTTTTCAGCGGGAACTGAAGATGAGCCTGGCGCGGCGGCTGCTGCCCGGCGGGGAAGGAGTGCTGGGCACCGTGCGGGAGGAACTGACCGCGAAGGACGTTGCGGAACAGCAGCCTCGGGATTAG
- a CDS encoding phage terminase large subunit, producing MSTSPHETTLHALPHQLQVLSSTKRYVFLGGGVGSGKTEAGSLWVVKQVQRTPPGVLGCIAANSYAQLTDSTLRNLYRTCQRAGMPIRPGTLPFAKTALNIAMPGPDAHWTDVLCRSLESYHLLAGVEFGWVWVDECFLARREAVEVLMARLRDTRMPCQMLFTTTLDEPGSWMHSMFVEQYDPELMDVFYATTFENRHLPDGYTQSLKRMYPARLYDRMVLSKWVALSAHVIYHSFDRARHLCADIAFAPELPLLWSHDFNLAPGKPMSSVLAQLRRGPQGMELHVFDEIVMETADTNHVIAEMKGRPWHEQVRAGVIVYGDASGRARDTRSGMTDYSLLAAAGFAQQKVPKANPPVRDRHNLVNCLLCDAEGRVRLKIHPRCETLIRGLERAALKQGAQYVEDDSLFEQHVTTALGYLCCAEFKRP from the coding sequence ATGAGCACCTCGCCCCACGAAACAACCCTGCACGCCCTGCCGCATCAGCTCCAGGTGCTGTCCTCCACCAAACGCTATGTCTTTCTGGGCGGCGGGGTGGGCAGCGGCAAAACCGAGGCCGGCTCCCTGTGGGTGGTCAAGCAGGTGCAGCGTACTCCGCCCGGGGTGTTGGGCTGCATCGCCGCCAACAGCTATGCCCAGCTCACGGACTCCACCCTGCGCAACCTGTACCGCACCTGCCAGCGCGCCGGCATGCCCATCCGTCCCGGCACGCTGCCCTTCGCCAAAACCGCCCTGAACATCGCCATGCCCGGCCCGGACGCCCACTGGACGGACGTGCTCTGCCGGTCCCTGGAGTCCTATCACCTGTTGGCCGGCGTGGAATTTGGCTGGGTGTGGGTGGATGAGTGCTTCCTGGCCCGGCGCGAGGCCGTGGAGGTGCTCATGGCCCGCCTGCGCGACACCCGCATGCCCTGCCAGATGCTTTTCACCACCACCCTGGACGAGCCCGGCAGCTGGATGCATTCCATGTTCGTGGAACAGTACGATCCTGAACTCATGGACGTGTTCTACGCCACCACCTTCGAGAACCGCCACCTGCCCGACGGCTACACCCAGAGCCTCAAACGCATGTACCCGGCCCGGCTGTATGATCGCATGGTCCTGAGCAAGTGGGTGGCCCTCTCGGCCCACGTCATCTACCACAGTTTCGACCGCGCCCGGCATCTCTGTGCAGACATCGCCTTCGCCCCGGAACTGCCCCTGCTCTGGAGCCATGATTTCAACCTTGCGCCGGGCAAGCCCATGAGCTCGGTCCTGGCCCAGCTCCGGCGGGGGCCCCAGGGCATGGAGCTGCATGTGTTCGACGAGATCGTCATGGAAACCGCGGACACCAACCACGTCATTGCCGAAATGAAGGGCCGCCCCTGGCACGAGCAGGTCCGTGCCGGCGTCATCGTGTACGGCGACGCCTCCGGTCGCGCCCGGGACACCCGCTCCGGCATGACCGACTATTCCCTGCTGGCCGCCGCCGGGTTTGCGCAACAGAAAGTCCCCAAGGCCAACCCGCCCGTGCGCGACCGGCACAATCTGGTCAACTGCCTGCTGTGCGACGCCGAAGGCCGCGTGCGGCTGAAGATTCATCCCCGCTGCGAGACCCTCATCCGCGGGCTGGAACGCGCGGCCCTCAAACAGGGTGCGCAGTACGTGGAAGACGACTCGCTCTTCGAACAACACGTCACCACCGCCCTGGGCTACCTGTGTTGCGCCGAGTTCAAGCGGCCCTGA